A stretch of Astyanax mexicanus isolate ESR-SI-001 chromosome 21, AstMex3_surface, whole genome shotgun sequence DNA encodes these proteins:
- the dleu7 gene encoding leukemia-associated protein 7: MGHRSLRHQVEALKLLHDLNQSRMVGNNAGSAAVEGNLELRRNLLRNKPQTVAERARESLFSRLVEILSQVISIEQDLLASLSEDLRSFLLRHKDSVDLKNICLRMSVNKAGYQSDKDLRELRVCLQLIVDNLLSVLREENSLSSIGAIRRLVGISTTFLDM, from the exons ATGGGCCACCGCTCTCTCAGACATCAGGTGGAGGCTCTGAAGCTCCTCCATGACCTGAACCAGAGCAGGATGGTGGGGAATAACGCTGGATCTGCTGCTGTGGAGGGAAATCTGGAGCTCAGGAGAAATTTACTCAGAAATAAACCTCAAACTGTTgccgagagagcgagagaaagcctGTTCTCACGACTGGTGGAGATATTATCTCAGGTTATATCAATAGAACAAGACTTACTGGCATCTCTGTCAGAAGATCTGAGGAGTTTTCTTCTCCGCCACAAG GACAGTGTGGACTTGAAGAACATTTGTCTGAGAATGTCTGTCAATAAAGCTGGCTATCAGTCAGACAAGGACTTGAGGGAGCTGAGAGTTTGTCTTCAGCTTATTGTGGACAATTTACTTTCAGTGCTACGAGAAGAAAACAGTTTGTCTTCCATTGGCGCTATTCGAAGGCTTGTGGGCATCTCCACTACCTTTTTAGACATGTGA